The Mycosarcoma maydis chromosome 17, whole genome shotgun sequence DNA window AAGGAAAGCGGCACTGGAAGGTGAAGCTGTGTTTCTAGACGAAAAGGCGATGCATCTTGTAGCGAAAAAGGCAAAACCATCACCTGCAGGGACCTTGCCGCGActgccgagatcgatggAGATGCGTGATCCAAGAGCTTTGGTGgggccaagctgctctACGATCTGCGCTACGATGCTGAGAACCTCAGAGCCTGCCTTATCAATGTCCTCGAGGACGATCCATTTACCTTGGCGCAGAGCTCGCGTAAGGGCGCCTTCGGTCCACTCAAACTTGCCTGGCTCCGTGGGACTCGAAACAAACGAGCCAaggagctgcttggcgtcgaTACCAGACTGATCACCGAGTTGAATAGTGAGGAGATGGCTTGGCGTCGAGGCTGACTCAGGGCCTTTGAGCACCTGAGAGAGGTGTCGTatcaagctcgacttgccGCTCGAGGGGGGACCAGATAGGAGGACCGGATAGTTGAGACTCAGGCGGACGGCGAGTTCCGAGAGCGAAGGGGAGATACCCGTGGTCTCGATGAATCGGTCATTGACGGGGATGGCGTTATTAACAGCAGTGtagcgacgagagcgcGTGAGTAGGACACCGCCGAGGCAACAGACCTGAGGTGACAGGTCGTCGGGAGAGAGCGCAATCCGTTTGTTGTCCGTCGCAGTTGCGACGGGGACATGCGGATCATAGGGGAATGATGGCATAAAGGCCACCTTGCGGCTTGAAAATGAGGATCGGTTGCGTTGTTTGCGTACGAATTCTTCGGTTTCGAGCGTCCACAGGTTGATACCAAGTGACTCGAAAGCAAGTGATGCTACGGCATCGATATTGTTTGGGATGCAAGAGCCAACGCCGATCGAATCAAGGCACCTTTGCTGAAGTTCGAGTCGTCCTTTCTCACtgatgcgctgctgcatggTGAAGAAGTgaagagcgagcaagcgcgtTGCAAGCAGATCTGATGTGTCCGTAGCGAGAACAATGCGATGGGCCCATTGGGTGTAGAAATGTCCGACTTGACCAGAGAGCGCGttcggtgcagctgcaaccAGTCTGTAAAGATCCAAAAGCACCTGATTGCGCACTTCagttgatgctgttgaaACCATCGAAGGCAGTGTGAGGAAGGCTGGACTGCTGACAAATGCGGTCAAGAGCTCGTAAATCTCTGGCGGAAAGACATCAATAAGCAGAGCAAATGCGTGTAGAATCTTTACCAGGGCTTCCAGATTGGGTCTATTGCTGCCATGAGATTGGTGCAAGGCTCGAACAAACAGATCCAGCAGGACCGGCTTGAATTGAGAGGCGACGGACAGGGTGCAGGTAGGCACGAGAAGTAGACTGCCGATACGATCCAAGGCCACCGAGGTTGGGGAGCCTACATTGAGAGCTCCGATCGCTTCTTCTACCACTGAAAGCACCTCCGCCTCCTGATGGCCAGACAATTCGGAACGCAAAGAGATGCAGTTTGTGTGTAGGTCGATATCCAGAGCTGAACGTCGTGGCGCTCTTGTGCATGCCTCGCCCTGGGCTGGCGTCATCAACGAGACGAGGCCCATGGTGCCGGGTCGCGACACGGGTGGTCGACTTTGAGTTTGTGGTATTATGAGCGAGTAGCGGCTCTGATCATGTGTTGTGAGAGAAAGGCTGAAAGATGCGTCCAGCAAGGTCGTTGATCGCTAGCAATGTCGAAGTCACCGAGTCGTGATCGTTGCTGTGTTGGTACTTGGGGGCGGAAGATCGTTCACCGGTGTTGAACTTGAGCAACGGCTCGACGTCGTCTCTGACAGGACCTTGTGCTATTTCCCTGCTTATTGTTGCCTTTTATGGTTTGCTTCAGCATGGAAAGTTGATGGTGTCGATGAGCAAATTGTTCGACCAGGCTGCCAACAAGTTACTCGCAACCATCAGCgcagcaatcgtgattcaagaaccctcgtgccttgcTGTTTTCCTGCTTTCTTCctgatttttttttttttttttttttccctatccgtgatccgtgtttttttttggtaGTGTAGTCGTGACTGTCTTTTGGCCTCCACCGCGCTTTGGTGCGAAGTTTTTCATCTGGATATGAGCCAGAAAACCCTAAAAAaacaaagtcgtgagtggggATCGTCCCACTTCCGATTTCCGAGATTCGAGTTGAACTTTTTCTTCTCATTCACATTGGGTGTCACACGCCATTCTCCTTCTACTTCTTGTCCTGTCCAAGCATCACTTGCAGCTTGCAACTCGCTCACTACAAGATGTCGGCGCTGCCAGGTGAGCACAGAGATCCAAATTGTCTCCGTCCTGAGACAACCTTCTTTGTTTACTGACATTGTTCAACATTCATGACATTGTTCGACTGTACAGATAAGATTGGCTCCCTCCTCTTCTGCCCAAACTGTGGCTCGTTACTCGATGTCCCCGGTGATGAAGACATGATTAAGTGTGCTCCATGTGGTGCTGTTCAGAATGCCAAGGGTAGGTCGACTGTTTGAAGATTGCAGAGTCACCTCGCCAACAGGCTCAGCTGACCTCCTTTCAACCCTTCTCATCTCGTCGCGTTCCAATAACCAAGTCTACGACAATCTTTCGATCGTTACGCGCTCTCACCCATCCGCCTTTCCTTCAGCGCTACGACAAAAGCGTCAGTTGGTCAATACAGCAGCTGCCCTAGGTGATGACAAGAAGCCGCAAGAGGCTACTATCAAGGAAAAGTGTCCGGGATGCGGcaacgacgagatgaaCTTCCATACTCTTCAGCTCCGTTCTGCTGATGAAGGTACAACCGTTTTTTACGATTGCCCCAAATGTGGCTACAAGTTCAGCCAAAACAACTGAACAGGCCCGACGTGGGACCGTGGACGCTCAAGTCGGTTCAACAACAACTTCCAATCTACGCTTTGCATTTCTTTCGGTTCGGTgacagtcacaagtgtaTTATTATAGTTCATTTCTCTTTTCAACTCTGTTGTACAGCATCTTTGACCAAGCTTCGCGCAAAGACATGGTCGATCAAAAAccttcgtcttcgtcatcttGGACGTCCCAGTCGACTGCAGcctccatctcgtcggcctCTTGGTACATCTTGTCGAGTCCTGTCAGATGTTCCAGGTACTTGTCCTCGTTCATAGCTCTCAGTATCATCTCGAAGCCTTCTGTGCGGTACGCGTCGACCACTGCTGCGCTGCAACCGGTACAGCGGTCATACGCTTGACCGACCACCCTCAGCGTATTGAACTGCGCTAAGAATCCGCGAAGCTGATGCGGCACGATGCCGAGAACCGTGGTGGCATCGGCGATCGCCTGCGCATCTTCTATGCCTTGTCTCAATGATTCACCGGCCGTGGCGGGAGCGTGCAAACCAAGCTCATGCTGCAGCACAGAGACCATCAGCTCGACTGCCGATGCTCCAGCAATTGCAGCCAATCCGGGCCTTGTCACGGTACACATTTGGTCCAGTGTCCGATCGGTGAGAGAATCCGAAGGCGCCACCACATCATTACAGAAGTAGCAACCCAGTCGTCCGTGCCAGCTCTGTTTGGCGTCCTTACCTTtgctcgccttgctcgcGTCAGGCGCTACACCAGTAACACTTTCGGCTGATTGAGGCGGAGCACCGTGGCGCATCACTAGGTAGCTGTCGAATCCAAGTGCAGCGTTGATGACAAGCTTGGATTTTGCAGCGCCCAGCAGAGTCGGCAACCATCGACTCTCTCTCGAATCCATGAGCAAGTAGATGACGTCGTGCTCATCCACCAACTTTTCCAGCCGTCCGACGTCTTCTCTTACCTGCGGCTCAGCGATCGGCGCCACTGGGTGACCCGGCATCGGAATTGACAAGCTG harbors:
- a CDS encoding putative DNA-directed RNA polymerase I subunit protein gives rise to the protein MSALPDKIGSLLFCPNCGSLLDVPGDEDMIKCAPCGAVQNAKVYDNLSIVTRSHPSAFPSALRQKRQLVNTAAALGDDKKPQEATIKEKCPGCGNDEMNFHTLQLRSADEGTTVFYDCPKCGYKFSQNN